In Thermococcus profundus, the genomic stretch ACTCCGACCGCGCGAAAAAGGTTCTCGAACCCTTAACGACCCTTGAAGTTCCAATAGTTGCGGTCTTCGGGAACTGCGACGGAAGGGACGTGCCCGGCATTTTGGAAGAGATGGGGATACTAGCCCACGGAAGGAGAGTGGAGGTAAACGGGCTCGGGATCGTGGGGATCGGTGGATCCAACGTAACACCATTCGGCACGATTTGGGAGCTTACGGAGGATGAGATAGGCTCAATCCTGGAGAAGAACTACCTGCCCGGCAATGTCATTCTGAGCCACGCCCCTCCCTACGGAACCCGGGCGGACAGGACCCACTCCGGGGTTCACGTTGGAAGCAGGGCACTGAGAATGTTCATCGAGGAAAAACAGCCGCCCTTCGTCCTAACTGGGCACATCCACGAGGCGAGATCCGTAGATAGAATCGGGAGAACTCTAATCATAAACCCCGGGCCGCTGTTCAGGGGGTACTACGCGGTAATTAAGATTGAAAAGGATAGAGTGGAAGCGAAACTAGAGAAGCTGTGATCAGATCAGCCCCTCCGCCTTCGCCGCCTCTTCCGGCTCCTCGTTCCTGTGTATGACCCTGATGAGGGCCTTTATGAACGGCTCGGGGTTCTCACGCTGGAAGATGTTCCTTCCAACGACGGCCCCAGATCCTCCAGCCTCGATGACCTCCCACACCAGCTTGAGGAAGTCCACTGGATTTTCTGTCTTCGCCCCGCCGCTGAGGAGAACCGGCACTCCAGCGGCGGCATCGACGACCTTGGCGAAGGTCTCCCTCGAGCCAGTCCAGTAGGTCTTTATCATGTCGGCACCGGTCTCGGCCGCCGCTCTTGCGCCGTACATAACAACCCTGTAGTCCTCCTTTTTGCCGTACTTCTCGTTGATGTACGGACCCCTCGGATAGGCGAACTGCACAACAGGGAAGCCGAGGTCGTGGGCGTAGCTCGCTATCTCGGCGAACTGGCGCATCATAACGTCTTCAGCTGGACTGCCCCAGTAGACAGTAGCCGCTATGGCATCGGCGCCGAGCTTTACCGCGTCCTCGACAAAACCCAGCTGGCTCTGGAGGAGCTGTTCATCCTTCGGCCTGAGGTTGGTCTTGCTGGTTAGCTTTATCATCAGCCCCCTGTCGGGCTTGACCTCATCGCCGGCCATCCTTACGATGCCGGGGAGCATCATGACGCCGTCCACGCCCGCCCGCATGACCTTCCTCACGATGACCCTCGGGTTCACGTGCTCCCAGACGGGCTCGAAGTCTGTCGG encodes the following:
- the fba gene encoding class I fructose-bisphosphate aldolase; translation: MDAYQSVGVRRRLKRFFRRDGRALIFAMDHGFEHGPTDFEPVWEHVNPRVIVRKVMRAGVDGVMMLPGIVRMAGDEVKPDRGLMIKLTSKTNLRPKDEQLLQSQLGFVEDAVKLGADAIAATVYWGSPAEDVMMRQFAEIASYAHDLGFPVVQFAYPRGPYINEKYGKKEDYRVVMYGARAAAETGADMIKTYWTGSRETFAKVVDAAAGVPVLLSGGAKTENPVDFLKLVWEVIEAGGSGAVVGRNIFQRENPEPFIKALIRVIHRNEEPEEAAKAEGLI
- a CDS encoding metallophosphoesterase family protein produces the protein MKILGITDVHGKTSKVMKLVEVIDDVSPSIVMIAGDITNFGNSDRAKKVLEPLTTLEVPIVAVFGNCDGRDVPGILEEMGILAHGRRVEVNGLGIVGIGGSNVTPFGTIWELTEDEIGSILEKNYLPGNVILSHAPPYGTRADRTHSGVHVGSRALRMFIEEKQPPFVLTGHIHEARSVDRIGRTLIINPGPLFRGYYAVIKIEKDRVEAKLEKL